One Rhodospirillaceae bacterium genomic region harbors:
- a CDS encoding NADH-quinone oxidoreductase subunit G (Catalyzes the transfer of electrons from NADH to quinone), which translates to MVKILIDGIEYQVESGTTVMQACNVAGVEIPHFCFHERLSIAGNCRMCLVEVEGTPKPIASCAMPVAQNMSVRTGSEMVHLARKGVMEFLLINHPLDCPVCDQGGECDLQDQALGYGRDSSRFFEEKRAVSEKDFGPLIKTHMTRCIHCTRCVRFMEEVAGVPNIGGFGRGEDMEITASLEHGSDCSEMFGNIIDLCPVGALTSKPYAFVARPWELLETESVDVLDAVGSNIRIDVRDKQVMRITPRLHEDVNQEWIGDKTRFAYDGLRKQRLDKPYVRQADGKLTPVSWDIAFERIRREVEKLDGTELAALAGDLCDAESMLALKDLFSALNCPNIDCRQDGAVLQAQPRCSYIFNTSIAGIDQSDLCLLIGSNPRLEAPIINTRLRARWLDGDYPVANIGKPVDLSYPVEELGSGNQVLCEISEGKHPFCEQLERALTPMLIIGQGALARADGENILWSSKVIAEKYDLVREGWNGFNVLHTAAARVGGLDLGLVPSPNGIGARQILSGDFRETPLKLLYLLGVDEICPDSLKGLFIVYQGHHGDRGANIADVVLPGAAYTEKEGCYVNTEGRPQYGRAATQPPGDAREDWAILRALSARLGVTLPYDTFSALRAKMSQICPDLGNPNVISKSEWSEFGLQGSFGDTTPYSSAVKNYFMTDPISRASNTMLECTKWFLATHRVDPSANSAD; encoded by the coding sequence ATGGTCAAGATTTTAATTGATGGGATCGAATATCAGGTTGAATCAGGTACTACAGTAATGCAGGCGTGCAATGTTGCAGGCGTTGAAATACCGCATTTTTGTTTTCATGAACGTTTGTCCATAGCAGGAAATTGTCGAATGTGTCTTGTTGAAGTTGAGGGAACTCCTAAACCTATAGCTTCGTGTGCAATGCCCGTGGCACAAAATATGTCGGTAAGAACGGGGTCTGAAATGGTTCATCTTGCCCGTAAGGGTGTAATGGAATTTTTATTGATTAATCATCCCTTGGATTGCCCTGTGTGTGATCAGGGAGGTGAGTGCGATTTACAAGATCAAGCTTTGGGATATGGGCGGGATTCAAGTCGTTTTTTCGAGGAAAAACGGGCCGTAAGTGAAAAAGATTTTGGCCCTCTGATTAAAACTCATATGACGAGATGTATCCATTGCACAAGATGTGTGCGTTTCATGGAGGAGGTCGCTGGGGTGCCTAATATAGGTGGGTTTGGTCGTGGTGAGGACATGGAGATTACGGCAAGTCTCGAACACGGGTCAGATTGCTCAGAGATGTTTGGTAATATTATTGACTTATGTCCAGTCGGTGCATTGACCTCAAAACCATACGCTTTTGTTGCTCGACCTTGGGAGTTGTTAGAAACAGAATCCGTCGATGTGCTTGACGCTGTTGGTAGTAATATTCGGATAGATGTTCGGGATAAACAAGTGATGAGGATTACTCCACGACTCCATGAGGACGTTAATCAGGAGTGGATTGGCGATAAAACACGATTTGCTTATGATGGTCTACGAAAGCAACGATTGGATAAGCCATATGTACGACAAGCGGATGGTAAATTAACTCCTGTGAGTTGGGATATCGCTTTTGAGCGTATTCGCAGGGAGGTAGAAAAGCTGGATGGCACTGAGCTTGCTGCTTTGGCGGGTGATCTTTGTGATGCGGAGTCAATGCTAGCGTTAAAAGATTTATTTTCTGCACTAAATTGTCCCAATATTGATTGTAGACAGGATGGTGCTGTTCTGCAGGCTCAGCCAAGGTGTAGCTACATCTTTAATACTTCCATTGCTGGTATCGATCAAAGTGACTTGTGTTTATTGATAGGAAGCAATCCAAGATTGGAAGCACCAATCATAAATACTAGATTGCGAGCAAGATGGTTAGATGGGGATTATCCTGTCGCTAACATAGGAAAACCAGTTGATTTAAGTTACCCAGTTGAAGAATTGGGGTCTGGGAATCAGGTGTTATGTGAGATTAGCGAAGGGAAGCACCCTTTTTGTGAACAATTAGAAAGGGCTTTGACTCCAATGCTAATTATTGGGCAGGGGGCGCTAGCTCGGGCCGACGGAGAAAACATCTTATGGTCTAGCAAGGTAATTGCTGAGAAATATGATTTGGTTCGGGAGGGATGGAACGGCTTTAATGTTTTGCACACTGCGGCGGCAAGGGTAGGTGGATTGGATCTTGGACTAGTGCCATCTCCGAATGGAATAGGCGCACGCCAAATACTTTCTGGAGATTTTCGAGAAACGCCTCTTAAGTTGCTTTACCTTTTGGGCGTGGATGAGATATGTCCAGATTCCCTGAAGGGATTGTTCATTGTGTACCAAGGCCACCATGGAGACAGGGGAGCAAATATTGCTGATGTCGTGTTACCTGGAGCTGCGTATACGGAGAAGGAAGGGTGCTATGTTAATACAGAAGGCCGACCGCAATACGGCAGAGCAGCAACCCAACCGCCAGGAGACGCCAGGGAGGACTGGGCTATTTTGAGGGCCCTTTCTGCTAGGCTTGGCGTTACATTGCCCTATGATACTTTTAGTGCCTTAAGGGCAAAAATGAGCCAGATTTGTCCAGATCTGGGAAATCCCAACGTAATATCAAAATCCGAATGGAGTGAGTTTGGATTGCAAGGGTCTTTCGGGGACACAACCCCATATAGCAGCGCGGTTAAAAACTATTTCATGACAGATCCTATATCCCGCGCTTCTAATACAATGCTTGAGTGTACAAAATGGTTTTTGGCAACACATCGGGTAGATCCGTCTGCCAATAGTGCAGACTGA
- a CDS encoding NADH-quinone oxidoreductase subunit NuoH, whose amino-acid sequence MEYFLHNFLLPSGKLVFQVLLIIVPLLIAVAYLTYFERKLIGAIQLRRGPNTVGPFGLLQPIADGIKLFLKETIVPTGANQIIFVLAPMITFVLSFAAWAVIPFDEGWVLSDINVGVLYLIAISSLSVYGVLIAGWASNSRYAFLGALRSAAQMVSYEVSMGFVIVTVLVCVGSLNLTTIVNAQQKIWFFFPLFPMFIIFFVSTLAETNRHPFDLPEDDASLVAGYFVEYSSMPFALFFLGEYAAMILMSAMTTILFFGGWLPPIDVSPLNQVPGIIWFLTKIIILLFCFLWVRATLPRYRYDQLMRLGWKVFLPFSLLSLVITSAIVLALDGQFGAFTEWL is encoded by the coding sequence ATGGAATATTTTCTGCACAACTTTCTTTTGCCAAGCGGAAAATTAGTCTTCCAAGTCCTTTTAATTATTGTGCCCCTCTTAATAGCGGTGGCGTATTTAACTTATTTTGAACGAAAACTAATTGGAGCAATTCAACTTAGGCGTGGACCTAATACAGTGGGCCCCTTTGGGCTACTTCAACCTATAGCTGACGGGATCAAACTTTTCTTGAAGGAAACAATTGTTCCAACGGGTGCAAATCAAATAATCTTTGTTCTAGCTCCTATGATTACATTTGTTCTTAGTTTTGCGGCTTGGGCGGTTATACCATTTGATGAAGGGTGGGTGCTATCAGATATAAATGTTGGAGTTTTATACCTAATCGCCATTTCCTCTTTAAGTGTCTATGGGGTGTTGATTGCGGGATGGGCAAGCAATTCAAGGTATGCATTTCTAGGGGCTCTTCGTTCCGCTGCACAAATGGTGTCTTATGAGGTCTCTATGGGATTCGTTATAGTAACTGTACTGGTGTGCGTTGGATCGCTTAATCTTACTACGATAGTTAATGCCCAACAAAAGATTTGGTTCTTTTTTCCATTGTTTCCGATGTTTATTATTTTCTTTGTGTCTACGTTAGCGGAGACCAATCGACATCCTTTTGACCTTCCTGAGGATGATGCTTCCCTAGTGGCTGGGTATTTTGTTGAGTATTCATCAATGCCCTTTGCTTTGTTTTTTCTTGGAGAGTACGCTGCGATGATTTTGATGAGTGCGATGACTACCATTTTATTTTTTGGTGGTTGGCTTCCGCCAATCGATGTTAGCCCCTTAAACCAGGTTCCGGGTATTATATGGTTTTTAACCAAAATAATTATTTTACTTTTTTGTTTTTTGTGGGTGAGGGCCACTCTTCCTCGATATCGCTACGATCAATTAATGAGACTTGGTTGGAAAGTCTTTCTTCCATTCTCTTTGTTAAGCTTAGTAATTACGTCAGCCATCGTTTTAGCACTGGATGGACAATTTGGTGCATTCACAGAATGGTTGTAG
- a CDS encoding NADH-quinone oxidoreductase subunit NuoI produces the protein MLSHKIRWIFLIEIVKGLLLTLRYVFRKKVTLNYPHEKGRLSPRFRGEHALRRYPNGEERCIGCKLCEAICPAQAITIEVQPRDDGSRKTTRYDIDMVKCIYCGFCQESCPVDAIVQGPNYEFSTETREELYFTKQKLLENGDRWEPQIAKNLENEEQYQ, from the coding sequence ATGTTGAGCCATAAAATTCGTTGGATATTTCTGATAGAAATCGTTAAAGGACTTTTGCTTACCCTTAGGTATGTCTTTCGAAAAAAAGTTACTCTTAATTATCCACATGAAAAGGGAAGGCTGAGTCCAAGATTTAGAGGCGAACACGCTTTGCGCCGTTATCCAAACGGGGAAGAACGCTGCATAGGATGTAAATTATGTGAGGCGATATGTCCGGCCCAGGCAATAACCATTGAAGTTCAGCCTAGAGACGACGGAAGCCGAAAAACCACCCGATACGATATAGATATGGTTAAATGTATTTATTGTGGTTTTTGTCAAGAATCCTGCCCTGTCGATGCCATTGTGCAAGGGCCCAATTACGAATTTTCAACTGAGACTAGGGAAGAGTTATATTTCACGAAACAAAAATTATTGGAAAACGGTGACCGGTGGGAGCCGCAAATTGCTAAAAATTTAGAAAATGAAGAACAGTATCAATGA
- a CDS encoding NADH:ubiquinone oxidoreductase subunit J, which yields MLIIITFYLVSSVTIFAATMVVFSRNTIHSVLWLICVFLNVAILFVTLGAEFLAMILVIVYVGAVAVLFMFVVMMLNISKTKIKSGFSEYFPIGSVLTAVLLAEFVLVSFSFSSHLFEPPTGVISDPRGSLTNTEELGKVLYTKYFYLFQLSGLILLVAMVAAIVLTLRTGKDVQRQEIGEQVERGKQDAIEIRKIKPYSGAK from the coding sequence ATGTTGATTATCATTACTTTTTATCTTGTTTCCTCTGTCACTATTTTTGCGGCAACCATGGTGGTCTTTTCAAGAAATACAATCCACTCTGTTTTATGGTTGATTTGCGTATTTCTTAACGTCGCGATCCTATTTGTAACTCTAGGTGCAGAATTTTTGGCTATGATTCTTGTGATTGTTTACGTTGGTGCGGTGGCTGTTCTGTTTATGTTTGTGGTTATGATGTTAAACATCAGTAAAACTAAGATTAAATCAGGGTTTTCAGAATATTTTCCAATTGGGAGTGTGCTGACGGCAGTGCTTCTAGCCGAGTTTGTTCTGGTGTCATTTTCTTTTTCTTCACATTTGTTTGAGCCACCAACGGGAGTGATTTCCGATCCACGGGGAAGTCTTACAAATACTGAGGAGTTGGGTAAAGTTCTTTATACTAAATATTTTTATTTGTTTCAGCTGTCTGGTTTAATTCTACTCGTTGCAATGGTTGCCGCTATTGTTCTTACTTTGAGAACTGGAAAAGATGTTCAAAGGCAGGAGATTGGCGAGCAAGTTGAACGAGGTAAGCAGGACGCGATCGAAATAAGAAAAATAAAGCCGTACAGTGGCGCCAAATGA
- a CDS encoding NADH-quinone oxidoreductase subunit NuoK: MTIGLTHYLVLASIVFTLGIFGIFINRKSIIAILMSLELILLGVNLNLVAFSVHLGDIVGQVFTMFVLTVAAAEISIGLAILVAFSRHQKSIQVDNINLMKG, translated from the coding sequence ATGACCATTGGCTTAACCCATTATCTAGTGTTGGCCTCAATCGTTTTCACACTAGGTATCTTTGGTATATTCATAAACAGAAAAAGTATTATCGCGATATTAATGTCACTAGAACTGATCTTGCTAGGCGTAAATTTGAATTTAGTAGCATTTTCAGTTCATCTAGGAGACATAGTAGGCCAAGTATTCACTATGTTTGTTTTGACCGTTGCCGCAGCAGAGATATCAATTGGTTTGGCTATCTTGGTTGCCTTCAGCCGGCATCAGAAATCGATTCAGGTTGATAATATTAACCTCATGAAGGGGTGA
- a CDS encoding NADH-quinone oxidoreductase subunit L, which yields MVFLCIFLPLLASILVALFGKSLRKTGAQAVTCGSIVLSAIISCWILTTTINNGTIYSIQLFEWIESGSFSASWGIYIDSLSALMIFIVTTVSALVHIYSIGYMRKDPHVPRFMCYLSLFTFSMLVLVTSNNFLQLFFGWEGVGLCSYLLIGFWCTKKSANTAALKAFLVNRVGDLGLILGIAAIFMVFDTLEFGSVFRLAPEVSGQKIQFCGFSFEAITVICLLLFFGAMGKSAQIGLHTWLADAMEGPTPVSALIHAATMVTAGVFLVARCSPLFELSEAALLVVTLVGGLTAFMAASIALVQVDIKRVVAYSTCSQLGYMFFACGLSAYSAAIFHLFTHAFFKALLFLGAGSVIHAFSGEQDMRKMGGVWRLIPTTYGVMLVGSWALIGLPPFSGYFSKDLILESAYSSHSLVGTLVFWLGIASVAMTAFYSCKVILLSFHGKFGEDEKVFARIHESPKSMTIPLILLAIGAIGAGYFGLSMVEENSLFWGNALYVSDHHAGIKFVHNSPVWVKLLPIIMTLGGLVACWLLLSKYRGPLVHYLSRVAFVRQLLVNKLFFDYLYDVVLTNFLKRIGYGLWKAIDESVIDSLGPQGVASVVVRSSQRLSQGQTGYIYHYAFVMIIGVACLLGIYLLWETVI from the coding sequence GTGGTATTTCTGTGCATTTTTCTTCCTTTGCTTGCGTCTATTTTGGTGGCTTTGTTTGGCAAATCCCTAAGAAAGACAGGAGCACAAGCAGTTACTTGTGGCTCCATTGTGCTGTCAGCGATAATTAGTTGTTGGATTTTAACGACAACCATAAACAATGGAACGATTTATTCAATCCAACTTTTTGAATGGATAGAATCAGGTTCATTTTCGGCTTCTTGGGGAATTTATATTGATTCATTAAGTGCGTTGATGATTTTTATTGTGACAACCGTATCTGCATTGGTTCACATATATTCTATAGGGTACATGAGAAAGGATCCGCACGTTCCGCGATTCATGTGCTATCTCTCTCTATTTACCTTCTCAATGTTGGTTCTCGTAACATCAAATAACTTCCTACAACTATTTTTTGGATGGGAAGGTGTGGGGCTTTGTAGTTATTTGTTGATAGGTTTTTGGTGTACTAAAAAATCAGCAAATACCGCTGCCTTGAAAGCATTTCTCGTTAATCGGGTAGGGGATTTAGGGCTAATTCTGGGAATTGCCGCTATCTTTATGGTCTTCGACACATTAGAGTTTGGAAGTGTGTTTCGTCTTGCGCCAGAAGTATCCGGACAAAAAATCCAATTTTGCGGGTTCTCCTTTGAGGCTATTACAGTAATTTGTTTGTTGCTCTTCTTCGGGGCTATGGGTAAATCGGCACAGATTGGTCTACATACTTGGCTGGCTGACGCAATGGAGGGACCGACCCCAGTCTCAGCCTTAATCCATGCCGCCACAATGGTGACGGCTGGAGTTTTTCTGGTTGCGAGATGCTCTCCTTTATTTGAACTTTCCGAAGCAGCTCTGTTGGTTGTTACCCTAGTTGGTGGATTAACGGCTTTCATGGCGGCGAGCATAGCGTTAGTGCAGGTGGACATAAAACGTGTTGTAGCGTATTCAACGTGTAGTCAACTTGGCTATATGTTCTTTGCTTGTGGTCTTTCTGCGTATTCTGCTGCAATATTTCATTTGTTTACCCATGCTTTCTTTAAGGCGCTTCTATTTCTTGGAGCAGGCTCAGTCATTCACGCCTTTTCGGGTGAACAAGATATGCGAAAAATGGGTGGGGTGTGGCGTTTAATCCCGACAACGTACGGGGTAATGTTGGTTGGATCATGGGCATTAATTGGTTTACCCCCTTTTTCCGGTTATTTTTCAAAAGACCTGATTTTAGAATCCGCATATTCCTCCCATTCGTTGGTGGGGACGTTAGTGTTCTGGCTGGGAATAGCTTCAGTGGCGATGACAGCTTTTTATTCGTGTAAAGTGATATTACTGAGTTTTCATGGAAAATTTGGAGAGGACGAAAAGGTTTTTGCTCGGATACATGAGTCGCCTAAATCAATGACGATTCCACTCATTCTGCTGGCTATCGGAGCGATTGGTGCGGGTTATTTTGGCTTAAGCATGGTAGAAGAAAACAGTTTATTTTGGGGGAATGCACTATATGTTTCTGATCATCATGCGGGAATAAAATTTGTACACAATTCACCAGTATGGGTAAAACTTCTACCCATCATTATGACCTTAGGTGGTTTGGTGGCCTGTTGGCTGCTGTTAAGCAAGTACCGTGGGCCTCTTGTTCACTATTTATCTCGAGTAGCATTTGTACGTCAGTTGTTGGTCAACAAGTTGTTCTTTGATTACCTGTACGATGTAGTTTTAACAAATTTTTTAAAGAGAATTGGTTATGGCTTGTGGAAGGCGATTGATGAATCCGTTATAGATTCTTTGGGTCCCCAAGGCGTTGCTAGCGTAGTTGTGAGATCTTCCCAAAGATTGAGTCAGGGTCAAACAGGCTATATTTACCACTATGCTTTTGTGATGATTATTGGGGTCGCCTGCCTATTGGGTATCTATCTTCTATGGGAAACAGTTATCTAA
- a CDS encoding NADH-quinone oxidoreductase subunit M: MDWPVLSILIFQPLIGALFVCLVRGDQELVATNVKAVTLWSTGITFLLACFLWTQFDATISNFQFSEEKAWIPSLGISYSLGIDGISIIYIVLTSFLSFICILCSWEVITNRVREYMVGFLLLETMILGAFCALDTILFYMFFEGLLIPMFIIIGIWGGAGRIRAALKFFLYTLAGSVLFLVAIILLYLEAGSSSIPTLMKNEFPFSFQIWLWLLVFASFAVKIPMWPFHTWLPEAHVEAPTAGSVILAGVLLKLGGYGFIRFSLPMFPDATAYFTPFVFILSVIAIIYTSLVAFVQEDMKKLIAYSSVAHMGFVTIGLFSLTTQGVEGALFIMLSHGLVSASLFLSVGVLYDRTHSRLIKDYGGLVDKMPVYAFVLMVFSLAAIGLPGTSGFVGEMLVLVGIFSISTWTALFSGLGVILGAAYMLWLYKRVIFGTNTTEKISVLSDLSIRERSIFLPLVIAILLIGFYPRPVLNTMHLSVEKLLLLSQPSLEIKNFSKVK, translated from the coding sequence ATGGATTGGCCCGTTCTTAGTATATTGATATTTCAACCGTTAATCGGAGCCCTGTTTGTGTGTCTGGTACGCGGCGATCAAGAATTGGTAGCCACCAATGTAAAAGCCGTCACGTTATGGTCCACAGGCATCACTTTTTTATTAGCTTGTTTTTTATGGACCCAATTTGATGCAACTATTTCCAATTTTCAATTCTCAGAAGAGAAGGCTTGGATCCCAAGTTTAGGGATATCTTATTCTTTGGGAATTGATGGCATTTCCATTATTTATATTGTTCTTACATCGTTTTTAAGCTTCATCTGTATCTTGTGCAGCTGGGAAGTGATAACTAATCGTGTGCGGGAGTATATGGTTGGGTTTCTGTTATTGGAAACCATGATTCTGGGTGCCTTTTGTGCGCTCGATACTATTTTATTTTATATGTTCTTTGAGGGTCTTCTTATCCCAATGTTCATTATCATTGGGATTTGGGGGGGGGCTGGTAGGATAAGGGCGGCCTTGAAGTTTTTTTTATATACACTGGCCGGGTCGGTCTTGTTTCTCGTTGCCATTATTCTGCTGTACCTGGAGGCAGGGTCGAGCAGTATTCCAACGTTAATGAAAAACGAGTTTCCATTCAGTTTTCAGATTTGGTTATGGCTGCTTGTCTTTGCTTCATTTGCCGTAAAGATACCAATGTGGCCTTTCCATACCTGGTTACCCGAGGCGCACGTGGAGGCGCCCACAGCTGGTTCTGTAATACTTGCGGGCGTGCTCTTAAAGCTTGGTGGTTACGGATTTATTCGGTTCTCATTACCTATGTTCCCGGATGCCACCGCGTATTTCACTCCGTTTGTTTTTATTTTGAGTGTGATCGCCATAATTTATACCTCATTGGTCGCTTTTGTGCAGGAGGATATGAAGAAACTAATAGCGTATTCATCAGTAGCTCACATGGGGTTCGTAACCATCGGGTTGTTCTCTCTAACCACTCAAGGTGTTGAAGGGGCACTTTTCATAATGTTGAGTCACGGGTTGGTTTCGGCCTCTTTGTTTCTATCGGTGGGAGTATTATACGATAGAACCCATTCCCGATTGATCAAAGATTATGGTGGGTTGGTTGATAAGATGCCCGTGTATGCTTTTGTTCTTATGGTATTTTCTTTAGCTGCTATTGGTTTGCCCGGCACATCAGGTTTTGTTGGAGAGATGTTGGTTTTGGTAGGGATCTTCTCAATAAGTACATGGACCGCACTTTTTTCCGGTTTAGGTGTTATTCTTGGAGCGGCTTATATGCTTTGGCTTTACAAGCGGGTTATTTTCGGGACTAACACGACAGAAAAAATAAGTGTGCTTTCAGATCTAAGTATTCGTGAACGTTCTATTTTTCTTCCCTTGGTTATTGCAATACTATTGATCGGATTTTACCCAAGACCAGTGCTTAACACTATGCATTTATCTGTAGAGAAATTACTTCTTCTTAGTCAACCAAGCCTAGAAATTAAAAATTTTTCAAAAGTAAAATGA
- a CDS encoding NADH-quinone oxidoreductase subunit NuoN, with protein sequence MNISLDVLQLRPEILLTAGLLILLVFGAFRDKAGEPLVTRLMIALLAIVAILVVVRDSEKVKLFSELLILDAYGRFAQTLIIVSVIMTLLVSVAYRKTSNLIQNEYPILIGFSALGMLLMVLATDLMALYLAVELQSLSLYALAAFDRNSERSSEAGLKFFVLGALSSGILLYGCSFIYGAVGSTSFELIAAAAAIPGAELSPLLFGLVLVCCGLAFKVSAVPFHMWTPDVYEGSPTPITMFFSVGPKIAALSLLTRLLLEAFPDAIHQWQQIIWFLAIASMVLGSLLAVLQNNIKRLMAYSTIAHVGYVLMGIGLGSEFAISSVLIYLAVYLVLVIGTFGCILAAKVNNFHLEQISDLSGIGRNQPIFSLAFAIMLLGLAGIPPMAGFFAKFYLFISILQAEMYWLVLIAALSTIIGAYYYLRIIKVMYFDESKQELDQLSNPELNIIIGTAAVFTLFFFVNHSIIVDHAGRAAGSLFN encoded by the coding sequence ATGAATATAAGTTTAGATGTGCTGCAACTGCGTCCTGAAATTCTTCTAACGGCAGGCTTGCTTATTTTGTTGGTTTTTGGGGCATTTCGCGATAAAGCGGGCGAGCCCCTTGTGACCCGTTTAATGATAGCCTTGCTAGCAATAGTCGCAATCCTCGTTGTTGTACGAGATTCTGAGAAGGTCAAATTATTTTCTGAACTTCTTATTTTGGACGCATATGGGAGATTTGCACAAACACTAATTATTGTCTCAGTAATTATGACATTATTAGTATCAGTAGCTTATCGAAAAACGTCAAACCTTATACAAAATGAATACCCAATTCTCATAGGATTTTCTGCTTTAGGCATGTTGTTAATGGTATTGGCAACTGACCTGATGGCACTGTATTTAGCAGTTGAGCTTCAAAGCCTTTCACTTTACGCCCTAGCAGCATTTGATCGGAATTCTGAGAGGTCATCGGAGGCGGGATTGAAGTTTTTTGTGCTGGGGGCATTATCCTCTGGCATCCTGCTTTATGGGTGCAGTTTTATATATGGTGCTGTTGGCAGCACTTCATTTGAACTAATAGCAGCCGCAGCCGCAATACCTGGTGCTGAACTTTCTCCGCTTCTTTTTGGTTTGGTACTGGTGTGTTGTGGGCTTGCTTTTAAGGTATCGGCCGTGCCATTCCATATGTGGACCCCTGATGTATATGAAGGTTCGCCTACACCGATAACTATGTTTTTTTCTGTAGGACCAAAAATAGCTGCTCTTAGTCTTTTGACACGGCTGCTTCTTGAGGCCTTTCCGGATGCAATTCATCAATGGCAACAGATTATTTGGTTCTTAGCAATAGCTTCAATGGTACTTGGCAGCCTATTGGCTGTGCTTCAGAATAATATCAAAAGACTTATGGCTTATAGCACCATCGCCCACGTTGGATATGTTTTAATGGGAATTGGTTTGGGTTCAGAATTTGCCATTAGTAGCGTACTTATTTATTTGGCTGTATACCTTGTTTTGGTGATTGGGACGTTTGGGTGCATCTTAGCGGCAAAAGTGAATAACTTTCACTTGGAACAAATTTCCGATCTTTCTGGCATAGGAAGAAATCAACCAATCTTTTCTTTAGCGTTTGCTATAATGTTGTTGGGCTTAGCTGGCATACCTCCAATGGCGGGATTTTTTGCTAAGTTTTACCTCTTTATATCCATCCTACAGGCAGAGATGTATTGGTTAGTATTAATTGCTGCGCTATCTACTATAATTGGGGCATATTACTACCTGCGAATTATTAAAGTAATGTACTTCGATGAATCTAAACAGGAACTAGATCAATTGAGTAATCCTGAGTTAAATATAATTATTGGCACGGCTGCCGTGTTCACACTTTTTTTCTTCGTGAACCATTCCATTATCGTTGACCATGCGGGTAGGGCGGCGGGATCTCTTTTTAATTAA
- a CDS encoding biotin--[acetyl-CoA-carboxylase] ligase — protein MRVGRRDLFLINIRYIELMEKLMPGYVLHTLEETDSTNVECRKMAEDGSAEGLIIQASSQSSGKGRRGRTWSSPKGNLYFSMLIKPKCKVSKALEVSFVSAVAMCDALGALLPPMVEVRVKWPNDILLNQRKCCGFLLESSSDSSGNVKWLIIGAGVNVESFPEEVDYPATSLSFEGSSNLTLREVLLSFLRHFKRWKNVWEVEGFNPIREAWIERSIGVGRRITAKLGETSHTGIFSDLNADGSLVMTTDEGEKVVITSGDIFPELKA, from the coding sequence ATGCGGGTAGGGCGGCGGGATCTCTTTTTAATTAATATTAGGTATATTGAATTAATGGAAAAGCTGATGCCAGGCTACGTTCTTCATACATTGGAGGAGACGGATAGCACTAATGTAGAATGTAGGAAAATGGCTGAAGATGGGTCGGCTGAAGGATTAATAATTCAAGCCTCATCACAGTCTTCGGGAAAAGGGCGTCGAGGACGGACTTGGAGCTCCCCAAAAGGGAATTTATATTTTTCCATGTTAATCAAGCCTAAATGCAAAGTGAGTAAGGCACTGGAAGTCTCATTTGTCTCTGCTGTTGCAATGTGTGATGCCTTGGGCGCTTTATTGCCGCCGATGGTAGAGGTTAGGGTTAAATGGCCTAATGATATATTGCTTAATCAAAGGAAGTGCTGTGGGTTTCTGCTTGAATCCAGCAGTGATAGCTCCGGAAATGTCAAGTGGCTGATTATTGGAGCCGGTGTAAACGTAGAAAGTTTTCCAGAAGAGGTGGATTACCCAGCTACCAGTCTATCATTTGAAGGATCATCCAATCTGACTTTAAGAGAGGTTTTACTATCTTTCTTGCGTCATTTTAAGCGTTGGAAAAATGTCTGGGAGGTAGAAGGTTTTAACCCTATCAGAGAGGCATGGATAGAGCGCTCCATAGGCGTGGGACGGAGAATAACAGCTAAGCTGGGAGAGACATCCCACACTGGTATATTTTCTGATCTTAATGCAGACGGATCTTTGGTGATGACAACTGATGAGGGGGAAAAAGTGGTGATTACTTCTGGAGATATCTTTCCGGAGTTAAAAGCATGA